From the genome of Pseudomonadota bacterium:
AGTTGTCCGATCTCGGGTCTTTGCTGGTAGAGCGGCTGCAGACAAAGTATGGCTTGCCGGTTGAGGTGACAGATCCCCAAAGGGAAACCGGCAACGTTTCAACCTGGAAAATGAAAGTTATAACCCATCCCCAAAGCCGCCATTTGCCGGCCCGGAAGATTAATCTCGATATCTGCGCGGTTCCCAGTTATGAGCGTTGCCCCATGTTGTTGCGCAATCATTACGGAGTCGAGATGGGCACCACCGGTCTGATAATTCAGGCCGAGAGTCTGGGTGAAATTATGGCCGATAAGCTGCTGGCTTTCGCACTCAGGCCCAATCGCATCAAAAACCGTGACCTTTGGGATCTCGCCTGGCTGAATCAGCAGGGAGTGACGCCGGCACCGGGTTTATTGCTGAAAAAAATAGCCGACTATCAGTGCCATGTGGATGATTATCTTAAATTGTATAATCAGCGCCTTCGGGCGATGTCTGAAGACCCGGCTGTCCATAAAGAGTTCAATTTTGAGATGCAGCGTTTTCTGCCTCAGGGTTTGATCTGGAAGAGGGTCCAGGACGAAAACTTTTGGCCCTGTCTGATTCAGCTTATGGCGTCTGAACTAAAATCGCTGGCAGTAGGGTCTTCCGTGTAGGGTACGATTTTTGGCACCGGCTCGCCACCTCTTTGTCAACCTTCAAAATTTAAAGGTGTCTGACCCCTTTTTTCCTCCTTTTTTCCTTTTCCGTCTTTCTTAATATTTGACTAAAACAAGAGCAGTTGATATGCTGCGAGATATTTTAATAATATTTTATATTTCTCGGAATATCATGGGTTTCGATCTTATTCACTTGGCCGGGGAGCTCAGGCAGGCTCGGATCAGCCGGATTGAGCAGGCCGAGGGCGATCCCAAAATCTCGACCCTGATGCAACTGAGCCGGGCTCTGAAGCTGGAAATCATGCTGGTTCCCCAAGAGCTGGTCGGCCTTGTCGAGACGATGAGTAGAAGCAATTATTGAGAAAAACGGTGAAGTTCGCCTGCAGAAACCTATCCGTTTAAGTTCTCCTCGCCGGGCGATAATCACTATTCTTGATGCAGATTCGGATGTCATTAGCGAGACAGCGCTTTTAAGCGAGGCAGCGCTTTCAAAAGATTGGAATCGTCCGGAGGAGGATGAAGCATGGTCTTTCCTACAGAAGGTTCCGTAGTACTTGTCAAATTCCCTTTCTCAGATTTTTCATCTTCTAAACTAAGGGTTCTCTCAAAAATAAGTTCGCAGAATTGGCGCTCAGATTTGGGTTTGATTTGTACGATCCGATTGAGCAAAGCCGCAGGAATAGTGAGCTATGCAAGACCAGCCAAACTTTTCACTGCCAATAGTTCTTTGATGGAAATGGAAGTTGGTAAACTTAAAGCGGCTATATTCAAAGATATAGTTAATGCTGTTGTTGATATTCTGAAAAGATCTTTTCTCCTTTTAAGATATAGCGCCCCGTTTGGTGTATTTTGTCAATACGAATTACAATTTGTACCTTTTAGTGCCTGACCGAAAACCTGACATTTTTGGTC
Proteins encoded in this window:
- a CDS encoding nucleotidyl transferase AbiEii/AbiGii toxin family protein, which encodes MNLLDKLVTQALTGREGMLPLRTAVEKELLHHDILREMSDAGLLKDLTFIGGTCLRAVYGSQRLSEDLDFSGGRDFEQKQLSDLGSLLVERLQTKYGLPVEVTDPQRETGNVSTWKMKVITHPQSRHLPARKINLDICAVPSYERCPMLLRNHYGVEMGTTGLIIQAESLGEIMADKLLAFALRPNRIKNRDLWDLAWLNQQGVTPAPGLLLKKIADYQCHVDDYLKLYNQRLRAMSEDPAVHKEFNFEMQRFLPQGLIWKRVQDENFWPCLIQLMASELKSLAVGSSV